A section of the Veillonella criceti genome encodes:
- a CDS encoding ECF transporter S component, with translation MSKINNETTSDTNKPVKNPYAKQRFSLRQLTVIGLLSALTVVLGVTGLGFIPIPPINATILHIPTLIGALLEGPKIGMVIGFIFGCYSLVQNMIQPNIMSFVFLNPIVSVLPRMLIGPLSYLVYRYLPFKRPVWRVMLALFMGTMIHTILVMGLIYIIYAEPYAAAKGIPVENVANIVIGVAVFHGPLEALAAVVVGTPVVMALRAKLKKA, from the coding sequence ATGTCTAAAATAAACAATGAAACAACTAGCGATACGAATAAGCCGGTGAAAAATCCGTATGCTAAACAACGTTTTAGTTTACGCCAATTGACTGTTATTGGCTTATTATCTGCTTTAACTGTAGTCTTAGGGGTAACCGGTCTTGGTTTTATTCCCATTCCGCCAATTAATGCGACTATATTACATATACCAACATTAATTGGGGCGCTCTTAGAGGGACCAAAGATTGGTATGGTGATTGGCTTTATATTTGGTTGTTATAGTTTAGTCCAAAATATGATTCAACCTAATATAATGTCATTTGTGTTTTTAAATCCGATTGTATCTGTGTTACCACGCATGCTCATCGGTCCACTTAGTTACTTAGTGTATCGCTATTTACCATTTAAAAGACCTGTATGGCGAGTTATGCTAGCGCTATTTATGGGTACAATGATACATACTATTTTAGTAATGGGTTTAATTTATATTATTTATGCAGAACCATATGCAGCGGCTAAAGGAATTCCTGTGGAGAATGTGGCGAATATTGTTATTGGTGTTGCCGTTTTCCATGGTCCATTAGAAGCTTTAGCGGCTGTTGTGGTAGGGACTCCCGTAGTGATGGCGTTACGGGCTAAACTTAAGAAAGCTTAA
- a CDS encoding metal ABC transporter solute-binding protein, Zn/Mn family codes for MKKWRTIGLTAVLAVGVVLGSVLLGGCGSNSTESTKNGLAVVTTVYPAYDIAKQVGGDKVNVTMLVPPGTEPHDWEPTVNDLKAVGKAKLFIYNGAGLEPTEKLLAADIIKEAKPVELSSVVDVLPSATTSLDSETEAMHHSHEGNGAEAHHHELGAKPIAGEHEHHHDTVDPHVWLNPMNVAKEVDLVVKAFSEADPANKEYYEANGKAYKEKLIALDTAYHTFASQVATKELVVTHEAFGYLAKQYGFTQLGIMGVAPDAEPTPERMASIISFVKAHKVQAIFSEALVNPKLANAIAGETGAKVYMLNPVEGLTEEQMKAGENYLTIMTQNLTVLREALGVN; via the coding sequence ATGAAAAAATGGCGAACGATAGGTCTTACGGCTGTATTAGCGGTAGGCGTTGTACTGGGGAGCGTATTATTAGGTGGTTGTGGCTCTAATTCGACAGAGTCTACCAAGAATGGATTAGCAGTTGTAACCACGGTGTATCCTGCGTATGATATAGCAAAACAAGTGGGCGGTGATAAAGTTAATGTGACTATGTTAGTACCACCAGGCACGGAACCTCATGATTGGGAACCAACAGTCAATGATTTAAAAGCTGTGGGGAAAGCAAAATTATTTATTTATAATGGCGCTGGATTAGAACCAACAGAAAAACTATTGGCGGCTGATATTATAAAAGAAGCAAAGCCCGTTGAATTATCGAGTGTAGTTGACGTGTTACCGAGCGCTACTACAAGCCTCGATAGTGAGACTGAAGCTATGCATCATAGCCACGAAGGGAATGGTGCAGAGGCGCATCATCATGAACTAGGGGCTAAACCAATTGCGGGAGAACACGAGCATCATCATGATACGGTAGATCCTCATGTTTGGTTAAATCCGATGAATGTGGCAAAAGAAGTAGATTTAGTTGTGAAAGCATTTAGTGAAGCAGATCCTGCTAATAAAGAGTATTACGAAGCCAATGGCAAAGCCTATAAAGAAAAATTAATAGCGTTAGATACGGCATATCATACGTTTGCTTCGCAAGTGGCTACTAAAGAATTGGTAGTGACTCATGAGGCCTTTGGTTATTTAGCAAAACAGTATGGGTTTACGCAGCTGGGCATTATGGGGGTAGCACCTGATGCAGAACCAACGCCAGAACGGATGGCTTCTATTATTAGCTTCGTAAAGGCCCATAAAGTGCAAGCTATTTTTAGTGAAGCCTTGGTTAATCCTAAATTAGCTAATGCTATTGCTGGTGAAACGGGCGCTAAGGTATATATGCTAAATCCAGTGGAAGGCTTAACAGAAGAGCAAATGAAGGCAGGTGAAAATTATTTGACTATTATGACACAAAATTTAACGGTACTTCGTGAAGCATTAGGTGTTAACTAA
- the scfA gene encoding six-cysteine ranthipeptide SCIFF translates to MAKRIRTINTESLQKTAKTGGCGECQTSCQSACKTSCTVGNQVCKQK, encoded by the coding sequence ATGGCTAAACGTATTCGTACAATCAACACTGAATCTTTACAGAAAACTGCTAAAACTGGTGGCTGTGGTGAATGCCAAACTTCTTGCCAATCCGCATGCAAAACAAGCTGCACTGTAGGCAACCAAGTTTGCAAACAAAAATAA
- the scfB gene encoding thioether cross-link-forming SCIFF peptide maturase, translating into MLELKPMIHKFKMKDKYFCLDVNSGIIHVIDELTDRVLDIYDGTNRAAVHEALDSVESPAELDELLDEIDGLIKDEMLYAPMSEDFKLVAAEKPIVKALCLNIAHDCNLACKYCFASQGDYGGVKRELMSFDVAKRAVDFLISMSGPRQHLEIDFFGGEPLMNWDVVKQTIEYAEKVGAEHNKIFKMTMTTNGVLLTQEKIDYLNEHKLSMVLSIDGREEVHNHMRPSAGGTDTYKTVAKNLINAVKQRNGLEYYARGTYTHNNLDFTKDVIAMSDLGFEHLSMEPVVGQEGEYVLREEDLPALMEEYEKLADLYLERQKEGWGEKFNFFHFRMDLYRGPCMAKRLRGCGAGHEYMAIVPNGDIYPCHQFVGRDGYVLGNVYEGLKNFDIPREFRNTHVFTKPTCAQCWAKFFCSGGCHANNETFTGTIHEPYALGCELQKKRIECAIMIQAELDELREQGIVPKEDPAFQERKQHNWM; encoded by the coding sequence ATGTTAGAATTAAAACCAATGATTCACAAATTCAAGATGAAGGATAAGTATTTCTGTCTTGATGTAAATAGTGGCATTATTCATGTAATCGATGAATTAACAGATCGCGTGCTAGATATCTATGATGGCACAAACCGTGCTGCAGTTCACGAAGCGTTAGATAGCGTCGAGTCGCCAGCTGAGCTTGATGAATTGTTAGATGAAATCGATGGTTTAATCAAAGACGAGATGCTCTATGCGCCAATGTCTGAAGATTTTAAACTCGTAGCCGCTGAGAAACCTATTGTAAAAGCCCTTTGCTTAAACATTGCTCACGACTGCAACTTAGCTTGCAAATATTGCTTTGCTAGCCAAGGGGATTACGGTGGTGTGAAACGTGAACTCATGAGTTTTGATGTAGCAAAACGGGCCGTTGACTTTTTAATTTCCATGAGTGGACCTCGTCAGCATTTAGAAATTGACTTCTTTGGTGGCGAACCATTAATGAACTGGGATGTAGTAAAACAGACCATTGAATATGCTGAAAAAGTAGGCGCTGAACACAATAAGATTTTCAAAATGACCATGACTACGAATGGTGTTCTTTTAACGCAGGAGAAAATTGACTACTTAAACGAACATAAATTAAGTATGGTCTTATCCATTGATGGGCGTGAAGAAGTGCATAATCACATGCGTCCAAGTGCTGGTGGTACCGATACGTATAAAACTGTAGCTAAGAATCTGATTAATGCTGTAAAACAACGTAATGGGCTAGAATATTATGCTCGTGGTACATATACTCATAATAACTTAGATTTCACAAAAGACGTGATAGCTATGTCCGATTTAGGCTTTGAACATTTATCTATGGAGCCGGTAGTAGGACAAGAAGGGGAGTATGTACTTCGCGAAGAAGATTTGCCAGCGTTAATGGAAGAATACGAAAAATTGGCTGATTTGTATTTAGAACGTCAAAAAGAAGGTTGGGGCGAGAAATTTAATTTCTTCCACTTCCGTATGGACCTATATCGTGGGCCATGTATGGCTAAGCGTTTGCGTGGTTGTGGTGCAGGCCATGAGTATATGGCGATTGTGCCAAATGGTGATATTTATCCATGTCATCAGTTCGTTGGTCGTGATGGCTATGTATTAGGGAATGTATATGAAGGACTTAAGAATTTTGATATTCCTCGTGAATTCCGTAATACACATGTATTTACGAAACCAACGTGTGCTCAATGTTGGGCTAAGTTCTTCTGTTCCGGTGGTTGTCATGCGAATAATGAAACTTTTACTGGGACTATTCATGAGCCATATGCTTTGGGCTGTGAATTACAGAAGAAACGAATTGAATGCGCTATTATGATTCAGGCAGAATTGGATGAATTGCGTGAACAAGGGATTGTGCCAAAAGAGGATCCAGCGTTTCAGGAGCGTAAACAACATAATTGGATGTAA
- the hypF gene encoding carbamoyltransferase HypF, producing MKRQGIRFTGIVQGVGFRPLIAVIARELHLVGFVYNDDAGVYTEVQGKDEAIDFFVEQVQTRKGPLARIDTVTVEDLQLGEETLFVIAPSPAGKQPATFIGADTAPCEACRKELHDPMNRRYHYSFINCTHCGPRYTIVETVPYDRQFTSMKTFPFCPACKAEYENESDRRYHAEPNACPVCGPQYSLYEVVDGQWQSVKSASVNDGTSNNASQDVDEITEGWSSVQIDPLTLGRDYVMTGHIIAFKGVGGYHLVCDATNKEAVQRLRIRKQRPHKPLAVMVDSMETAHQIAHITPEEEALLTSSARPIVLLPQKKEAPVAWQEVAPNNHYIGVMLPYAPVHEVWLPPGAIWVMTSGNHSGEPVIFEDEQAKEKLMNVADYFLVHNRRIVASVDDSVIEVVKGETLPIRRSRGYVPTSFNVRLPQQGHKTVLAMGGDLKNAFAMNRGEAVLMGPHIGDLANEAMNNSLVFTIERYKDLFGLEPQAVVADYHPQYFSSQYGKSYSETHDIPFIQVQHHHAHVAAVMAEYGLQEEPVLGICFDGTGYGLDGTIWGGEFLLCQGATMQRLAHVHGAPLPGGEAAVKEPWRQALWYIRATYGENIPTWLEPWLNHLPLNWQLLDQMMTHGMPMVQASSVGRLFDAVGSLLGLGNVHTFDGQIAMSLEQLAYGERGKIKEFTFDGEILDFKPLVQDIIGHLGDGISKRVLAASFHRTLAYGITETMEYLCSLYNIKQVVLCGGVFQNRRLIEEMMNINHDQVMLLPRQVPPNDGGLALGQLWLAHQRLVHT from the coding sequence ATGAAACGACAAGGTATACGATTTACAGGCATTGTACAGGGGGTCGGCTTTCGCCCCCTTATTGCCGTTATAGCGAGAGAGTTACATTTAGTAGGCTTTGTATATAACGATGATGCGGGGGTATATACGGAAGTTCAGGGCAAAGATGAAGCCATTGATTTTTTTGTGGAACAAGTCCAGACTCGTAAAGGGCCATTAGCTCGTATTGATACTGTCACGGTAGAAGATTTACAATTAGGGGAAGAAACACTATTTGTTATAGCGCCGTCACCAGCAGGTAAACAGCCCGCTACTTTTATTGGGGCCGATACGGCACCTTGTGAAGCGTGTCGTAAAGAACTGCATGATCCTATGAATCGTCGCTATCATTATAGTTTTATTAATTGCACTCATTGTGGGCCAAGATATACAATTGTTGAAACGGTGCCTTATGACCGTCAGTTTACATCGATGAAGACATTTCCGTTTTGTCCAGCTTGCAAAGCTGAATATGAAAACGAAAGTGATCGTCGCTATCATGCAGAACCTAATGCATGTCCTGTTTGTGGCCCTCAATATAGCTTATATGAAGTAGTAGATGGTCAATGGCAATCGGTTAAAAGTGCTTCCGTTAATGATGGTACTAGTAATAACGCTAGTCAAGATGTGGATGAGATAACAGAAGGCTGGTCTTCAGTACAAATAGATCCGTTAACTTTGGGCCGTGATTATGTGATGACAGGTCATATTATAGCTTTTAAAGGGGTTGGTGGTTATCATTTAGTCTGTGATGCTACGAATAAAGAAGCTGTACAGCGTTTACGAATTCGCAAACAAAGACCGCATAAACCCTTAGCTGTTATGGTAGATTCTATGGAAACAGCGCATCAAATTGCGCACATAACACCGGAAGAAGAGGCTTTGTTAACATCGTCTGCTAGACCGATTGTATTACTACCACAGAAAAAAGAAGCGCCCGTTGCTTGGCAGGAAGTGGCACCTAACAATCACTATATTGGTGTTATGTTACCCTATGCACCCGTTCATGAAGTGTGGCTACCACCAGGCGCTATTTGGGTGATGACCAGTGGAAATCATAGTGGTGAGCCCGTTATTTTTGAAGATGAACAGGCAAAAGAGAAGCTTATGAATGTAGCCGATTATTTTTTGGTACATAATCGGCGTATTGTGGCATCTGTAGATGATTCTGTTATTGAAGTGGTAAAAGGAGAAACCTTACCCATTCGACGGAGTCGTGGCTATGTGCCTACTTCATTTAATGTTCGCTTGCCACAACAAGGCCACAAAACAGTGCTCGCTATGGGCGGGGATTTAAAAAATGCCTTTGCTATGAATCGTGGTGAAGCGGTGCTTATGGGTCCCCATATTGGCGATTTAGCGAATGAAGCGATGAATAACAGCTTAGTTTTTACGATTGAACGCTATAAAGATTTATTTGGGTTAGAACCACAAGCGGTTGTGGCTGATTATCATCCGCAATATTTTTCTAGTCAATACGGAAAGTCTTATAGTGAAACCCATGATATTCCATTTATTCAGGTGCAACATCATCATGCCCATGTGGCGGCCGTTATGGCGGAATATGGGTTGCAAGAAGAACCTGTTCTCGGTATATGTTTTGATGGCACTGGCTATGGCCTTGATGGAACAATTTGGGGTGGTGAATTTTTACTCTGCCAAGGTGCTACTATGCAGCGGTTGGCCCATGTTCATGGGGCGCCATTGCCTGGTGGTGAAGCGGCGGTAAAAGAACCGTGGCGCCAAGCTCTGTGGTATATACGTGCTACTTATGGAGAGAATATACCAACTTGGTTAGAACCGTGGCTCAATCATTTACCACTAAATTGGCAATTGTTAGATCAAATGATGACCCATGGTATGCCTATGGTACAAGCGAGTAGTGTTGGCCGTTTATTTGATGCCGTAGGCTCTTTGTTAGGCCTTGGCAATGTACATACCTTTGATGGGCAAATTGCTATGAGTTTAGAACAATTAGCTTATGGTGAGAGAGGTAAAATTAAGGAATTTACTTTTGATGGTGAAATTCTTGATTTTAAACCATTAGTACAAGATATTATAGGCCATTTAGGTGATGGTATTTCTAAGCGAGTACTGGCGGCCTCTTTTCATAGGACCTTAGCGTATGGAATTACAGAGACTATGGAATATCTCTGTTCGTTATATAACATTAAACAAGTTGTTTTATGTGGTGGTGTATTTCAAAATCGGCGCCTCATAGAAGAAATGATGAATATTAACCATGATCAAGTCATGTTATTGCCACGGCAAGTACCGCCTAATGATGGTGGTTTGGCGTTAGGGCAACTATGGCTTGCTCATCAGCGGTTAGTGCATACATAA
- a CDS encoding HypC/HybG/HupF family hydrogenase formation chaperone: MCLAVPAQLIKVNEFIGTIELTGVTRDVNLMLVPEAKVGDYVLVHAGCAVQVVDEEEAKATMDAFRELEELEENYFAGKNAGR, encoded by the coding sequence ATGTGTTTGGCAGTACCAGCTCAACTCATTAAAGTGAATGAATTTATTGGCACTATTGAACTAACGGGAGTTACCCGTGATGTAAATCTTATGTTGGTGCCAGAAGCCAAAGTAGGTGATTACGTACTTGTGCATGCTGGTTGTGCCGTGCAAGTAGTGGATGAAGAAGAAGCAAAAGCTACAATGGATGCATTTAGGGAGTTGGAAGAACTTGAAGAAAATTACTTTGCAGGAAAAAACGCAGGTCGCTAA
- the hypD gene encoding hydrogenase formation protein HypD: MKKITLQEKTQVAKELLKEIEALHTHGETVRFMEVCGTHTVAIFREGIRQLLPKGIELVSGPGCPVCVTDQVYMDKALAYAAMDDVIVATFGDMLKVPGTHSNLWEAKSQGAHIHIIYSPMEIIELGKANPNKKIVFLAIGFETTIAVIAAAVKAVAMSGLTNVFFLVSHKLVPPALRALAKQKEGHLDGFILPGHVSVIIGEEPYGFIPTECHMPSCIAGFDGLEILAAVRDLLAQRKSGHFYVGNQYKSVVAKTGNPVAVRLMDELYEVIDDTWRGIGVIPQSGLRLKGAYAAFDAEKAIPLGPIESGGVPKGCQCGRVLQGLIRPDECGLFGKLCTADHPVGACMVSVEGSCAAWYKYGRASGGMTWEE, encoded by the coding sequence TTGAAGAAAATTACTTTGCAGGAAAAAACGCAGGTCGCTAAGGAACTGCTTAAGGAAATAGAAGCCCTTCATACACATGGTGAAACGGTACGTTTCATGGAAGTGTGTGGCACCCATACGGTAGCTATTTTCCGCGAGGGCATTCGTCAATTATTGCCAAAAGGCATTGAACTTGTTAGTGGTCCCGGTTGTCCCGTATGTGTAACCGATCAAGTCTATATGGACAAAGCGTTAGCATATGCAGCTATGGATGATGTGATAGTCGCTACCTTTGGTGATATGCTTAAAGTGCCTGGCACCCATAGTAATTTATGGGAAGCGAAGAGTCAGGGCGCCCACATTCATATTATCTATAGTCCGATGGAAATTATTGAACTCGGTAAGGCAAATCCTAATAAAAAAATTGTTTTTCTAGCCATTGGGTTTGAAACGACGATTGCTGTTATTGCGGCGGCTGTAAAAGCAGTGGCTATGTCAGGGCTTACTAATGTCTTTTTCTTAGTGTCGCATAAATTAGTACCACCAGCATTGCGTGCCTTGGCGAAGCAAAAAGAAGGTCATTTAGACGGCTTTATTTTACCTGGGCATGTGAGCGTTATTATTGGGGAAGAACCCTATGGATTTATTCCTACGGAATGTCATATGCCGTCTTGTATTGCAGGCTTTGATGGTCTTGAAATTTTAGCGGCTGTTCGCGATTTATTAGCTCAACGTAAGAGTGGCCATTTTTATGTAGGTAATCAATACAAGTCCGTAGTAGCTAAAACGGGAAACCCTGTGGCGGTCAGGTTAATGGATGAGCTCTATGAAGTAATTGATGATACGTGGCGTGGTATTGGTGTGATTCCCCAATCTGGTCTTCGGTTGAAGGGGGCGTATGCCGCTTTTGATGCAGAAAAAGCAATTCCTTTAGGACCGATAGAAAGTGGTGGTGTCCCTAAAGGCTGTCAATGCGGACGGGTGTTACAAGGTTTAATTCGTCCAGATGAATGCGGTTTATTTGGTAAACTTTGTACAGCAGACCATCCAGTAGGGGCTTGTATGGTATCTGTGGAAGGTAGTTGTGCAGCGTGGTATAAATATGGTCGTGCCAGTGGTGGTATGACTTGGGAAGAATAG
- the hypE gene encoding hydrogenase expression/formation protein HypE — protein MEETIRLVHGNGGRFSHELMERYIMPHFKNDTLAKLHDGAQFAVPAGRMAFTTDSYVVTPQFFPGGNIGKLAVCGTVNDLAMNGAKPLYLSCGLILEEGLSVKILDTVLATMAQMAKEAGVSIVTGDTKVVEKGAVDGLYINTAGVGMIPNHIHIDPVRVKPGMKIIVSGSLGDHAIAVMGSRYDLALPETIKTDCAPLNHMVMAVLDAIGDKVAVMRDPTRGGLATTLYEIAEQAQVGIRVDEDTLPIHEEVVSVCSILGYDPLYLANEGKAVFVVEAEVVDEVLDILHHTEYGREAVCIGETLSANAGKVGLKTALGGVRLLDQLGEDQVPRIC, from the coding sequence ATGGAAGAAACAATACGTTTAGTCCATGGGAATGGTGGTCGTTTCAGTCATGAACTGATGGAACGGTATATTATGCCTCATTTTAAAAATGATACCTTAGCTAAACTTCATGATGGGGCCCAGTTTGCTGTGCCTGCTGGCCGTATGGCCTTTACAACAGATTCTTATGTAGTAACACCCCAATTTTTCCCTGGCGGTAATATTGGGAAACTCGCTGTTTGTGGTACCGTCAACGATTTAGCTATGAATGGGGCTAAGCCTTTATACCTTAGTTGTGGGCTGATTTTAGAAGAAGGGCTATCTGTAAAGATACTAGATACCGTATTAGCTACCATGGCACAAATGGCTAAGGAAGCAGGTGTGTCTATTGTGACCGGCGATACTAAAGTAGTTGAAAAAGGCGCTGTTGATGGACTCTATATTAATACGGCTGGTGTTGGGATGATTCCTAACCACATTCATATTGATCCCGTTCGTGTTAAGCCAGGCATGAAAATTATTGTGTCTGGTTCTCTTGGTGATCATGCTATTGCTGTTATGGGCAGCCGTTATGATTTGGCGTTGCCTGAAACGATTAAAACTGACTGTGCGCCACTTAATCATATGGTAATGGCTGTACTGGATGCTATAGGTGATAAAGTAGCCGTTATGCGTGACCCTACTCGTGGTGGTTTAGCTACGACTTTGTATGAAATAGCGGAACAGGCGCAAGTAGGTATTCGAGTCGATGAAGATACTTTGCCTATTCATGAGGAAGTTGTATCTGTGTGCAGTATTTTAGGCTATGATCCATTGTATCTTGCTAATGAAGGCAAAGCCGTATTTGTAGTTGAGGCTGAGGTCGTTGATGAAGTGCTAGATATACTTCATCATACAGAGTATGGTCGTGAAGCGGTGTGCATTGGTGAAACCTTGAGTGCGAATGCAGGTAAAGTAGGCCTTAAAACTGCTTTGGGTGGAGTACGCTTGCTCGATCAATTGGGAGAAGATCAAGTACCGAGAATTTGTTAA